AATTCTTTCTAAAATGTATTCCCTGTAAGCTTTATATCCGCCAGCCAGCCGCAATGCGGGTATACCTGCGTAATCAAGGAAGGAGGCTACAGACCTGCTTCGCATCCCGCCTCTCCAACAATGGATCACTGGTTCAGCACCTGTCATTTTAAGGTCCTTTATCTCACCCAGCAAGTGTGGGAGCTTCGGAGAAACGATCTCCATGGCCCTCCATTTAGCTACTTCTTCACCGGAACGCTTAAAAATAGTGCCAATTTCTTCTCTTTCCTCATCAGTGAATAATGGTATATTGACCGATCCGGGTATTGCCGAATCACGATGCTCGATTGGCGCCCTTACATCGACTGGTATGAATTCTTTTGAGTTGATTAATTCTTGTACTGATATATCTTTCATTTCTCGATTGACCTCCATGGTCGCATGTTTGAAACTACATCTCTATATTGTACCTAAAAAACGCTAAGTTTTCACCATTATAACCTTAAATCAACTGAATCCTATCATATTTTAAAAAGAAAAAACTGCAGAAGCTCTGCAGTTAACATGAAAATCTTTTGCCCACGAGTATGCTGACAGCCTGGCAGAATTCTTTCCAGTCCTTTGGAAAAGAATCGAGCCCTCTGCTCTCATAGGTCCTCCCTTTTGTTTTTAACGTTACTGACCAGCTGGTACCATCTACTACGATGCCGTCTGTTTGATAATCTTCTTCCCACTCCCATACCTTCAAAGGATACAGCTTCTTTTTAAAATCCTCGACACTTCCAAATGTCCCTAATTGAAGGTGCTGAGAGGCTTTTGAATCAAGATTCCATTCGAAGTACGTGAAGTTGTTCCTTTTAAAATCTATCCTCACCCTCATTTCAGGACCTGGATATCCATGTAGAACAACCGTCATTAGGACGGGTTCTTTATCAGGTCTTATTGAAACGATATCATCTTTTATCAGAAATAATTCTTTGTTGCTGCTTACAAGGGTTTTTATATAGGAAGGTTCTATTAGATCCTGTTTATTGCTAATAAGGCTTTTACTTTGTTCACTCATTTCCTGGCAAATCACTGGTATCGTCGCATTTCCCTTTTTCCCTAAGATGTCGAGAATCGCTTCATACATTTTCATCTCGTTCAACGTCCTTTATTGAAACTGATTAATTCGTAATTTTAAAAATAATGTTCGAAATGTTTATCTAAAGTATAAACAACAAAGATTGCATTGTACTGTAACAAATCGCACGCTTTTACTAAAAAAACAGTTATTAAATCTGACAAATTCAGTCATTTATTTCGCAGGCCGCTCATTTAATGTAGGTTATTGTCTTTTCGTGCGCTTTCCCGAGAAATAATTTTCAGAATAGACTGTCTATATTCCCCGAAGTCACACCACATTTGATTAGTATCAGGACAAAGAAGTTTAAAAATAGAGGATTACTGGTATAAAAGAAAAACCAGGATTTATTCTGTGTAAAAAAACCAGGAGTGACGAATATGATCGATTCAATGGCGAAACAGTTCGAGAAGCCAAAAGGCATACTTGGAAAGCTTGCAGGAACTATCATGTATTTTGAGAACAGGAAAATAAATAAATGGAGCATTAACAAACTTCGATTGAATAAATTTGATAAAATCCTAGAAATTGGCTTCGGTCCGGGGTACGGCATCAAGACTATAATGTCAAATTACCGCGGAATTGAAATGGACGGTATTGACTTATCTCCCAAAATGAAGGAGGAAGCAACAAAGAGGAATAAAGAATGGATTGATACAGGGAAAGTTCATTTGACTGTAGGCGATGTTGTCGACTTCAAACCCGACCATCAATACAATAAGATGATCTCTGTAAACAATTATCCACTTTGGGACCAGCCGCTGACTTCCTTAAGGCATCTATTTCAATTGTTGAAACAAGGAGGGAGAATCGTCCTAACTGTACAGCCTCGCGAAGAAGGGTCGACTGCAAATACAGCCAAGCAGTTGGGAGACCGTATGAGTAA
This portion of the Mesobacillus sp. S13 genome encodes:
- a CDS encoding SAM-dependent methyltransferase, with the protein product MIDSMAKQFEKPKGILGKLAGTIMYFENRKINKWSINKLRLNKFDKILEIGFGPGYGIKTIMSNYRGIEMDGIDLSPKMKEEATKRNKEWIDTGKVHLTVGDVVDFKPDHQYNKMISVNNYPLWDQPLTSLRHLFQLLKQGGRIVLTVQPREEGSTANTAKQLGDRMSKDLLNAGFKNPEVSYLDVRPVLTVCVTAEKI